The genome window GCGGGACGACTGTGACCATGTCTCAATGTGATTCAGTTCATGTGCGTTTTAGTGTGATTCATATTGACTCGTGACGGTTGGCTTTAGCTTTTCCCCTACACCCCAGGAGAAATATGGGTTGTACAATGTCATGTCTCGGGTGAAGGGGGAATGAGTACTGTAGTGACAAGCATGGCCCGTGGCCCCGTAGTGGTCGCTACTATTCCTTAGGAACAAGTGATCGAGAAGTGATTTGGAGGATCATAGGATTAGGCAGGATTAACAAACCTGACAGGGTCATATTGGTGATGGATGGTATGATGGAGTCGCCTGATCGCCTTGGAATCTGATCTGATACTGTGTTATTGCTCACTCTACTAGGGCCATCCATTCTGCAATTCTGCACATGTAACATGACCATCAGCTCCCACCAAGAGCCAAGAGGAAACGACAAACCCAAGTCCCCTCATCTTCGGATCATcgcgacgccgtcggcgccaaACCCGATCTCGGTGGGGTTCCGACTTTGTCTGCCACCTTGCCACCTTGGCACCTTGGGCCCAGCCTGGACCACGATGCATCACGTCATTGAGGGACTAGACCCAAAGAACTCAAAGGGTAAAGCTACAAGACCAAACCAACAGCTGCCGGTCAATTTTCAAACGTATCCTGAATACAGGGACTCTTGCCAGATCACGCACATCGCTAACAAGCACTGACTCTCCCCGAAGTCCAGGGTTTCATAAGCGGCATGCTCCGTGATTTCGGCACGAGTTTAAGGGTTGAGGCCAGAATAGTAATGGTATCCAAACAAATATCCATCACTCTACTGTGCCTCGCATTCCACCCTTCAACGCCACGCTCCTTACTCAACTCCATCGGCATGGCATCCCAAACCTCATACCTAGTTACCTAGTTTACCTGGTCACACCATGTACGATGACTACAGCTCTCAAGGTCTGGGAGCGATCGGTAGAGTTTGAGGGGACGAAGGAGGGCACGGGAAAGGTGCCAGTACGAAACTACTCTGTAGCCTGGACTCCTTCGGTTCCCATCCCCTTTCCATTTATGGCGCCCTCCGCTATCTGGTCAGAAAATTCACTCCAAAATATGGGAGCCGTCTACTGCAGAGCGCCTGCAGCGACTAGAACGCCAGAAGCGCCAGGGGCGTCAATAATCACAATTCTCTCTCCGAGCCTCCTTACGGCAGTCTACCCTCTCAACTATTAGCGCCACACCAGGTCACCTGTCGCCGCTCAATTCGCGCTCAAACTCGTTGCCGCCCCTTCCTTTGCCTCTCACTCTCCTGTCACGACGTATAAGAGGTAGCTACCACTCTATTTTCTTCTTACTCATCACCTGTTTCTTATTCTTTCATCTTCTAGCGACTTTTTTTTTCCCTTACCATGTCGCCTGTGctccccacccaccacaaCGAGCTTCACTCAGCAGCGTCGACCGCATCACCTGGTGATGACGAGAAGGCCCGCCGCGAGCACCCCTCTGTCATCGCTCCAGGCAACCTCGTTGGTCGCAACCGTGAGTAACACTTCTACAAACCGAGTGCCCGTTCGCCATTGTCCCCAGTGGCGCTCGTGCGGGAAACAGAGAACACCACTGACCCCGTTTACAGACCTCATTGCCATGCTGGGCGAGTTTGTTGGCACtttcttcttcctcctcttctctcttGGAGGTACCAGGTAAGTTGTGCACCCGAGGCTCTATGGTCTTGCCTATGGAATGATGAAACTGAGGCTGACGTCTTCAGCGTCGCCCTGCAGGCGGCCAACTCCGTCAacggcaagctcaacgACGCCGGCGCATCCCAGGCCAACTCTGACAACCTGTGAGTATCCTGCAGTTGACTCAAGGCGGCCCAGTCGATGCTGACGCCCTCCAGCCTCTACATTGCTCTCGTCTTCGGTGTTTCCCTGGGCGCTTGCGTCTGGTGCTTCTTCCGTGTGTCGGGCGGTCTCTTCAACCCCGCGGTGACCCTGGCGTTTATCGCGATCCAGGGCATCACCCCCGTCCGTGGCGTTCTCCTCATGATCGCTCAGTTCGCCGGTGGCCTGGCTGGCGCTGGTCTCGCGGACGGCCTCACCCCGGGTCCTCTCTTCGCGGCGACcaccctcggcggcggcgcgtcaATTGTCCAGGGCCTGTTCATTGAAGTCTTCATGACCGCTATGCTCGTCTTCACCATCCTCATGACCGCCGTTGAGAAGAACCGCGCCACGTTTGTGGCGCCCATTGCCATCGGCATGTCGTTCTTCATCTGCGAGGCCTTCTCGGTCTACTACACCGGTGGCTCGCTCAACCCTGCCCGTTCGCTCGGCCCCGCTGCCGTCAACAAGTCGTTCCCCGGTTACTTCTGGATCTACTTTGTTGGCCCCGGCCTTGGCTCGCTTCTCGCGGTCGCCTTCTACAAGCTCCTCACATTCCTCAACTACAGGACCAACCTCGGCCCCGActgcgacgacgacggccacTCGTGGGACTACTCCAACGACAtgcgcggccgcctcgaccgcatcGAGAGCCTTCTCGCGCGCAccgccgagcagcgcgcCATCTAAGCCGCCGCAATGCATTCGCTTGCACGGCCGGTCCGATCAAGCTCATTACACCATACATCTATCTGCACCTGCACACACCAATACCATCATTGAGGCCACTTGTCCAAACATGCGGCCACGGACAATGCCTGCCCGACGACTTTCTGCGCATAATAAACGGAGCGCCACGCGTCTTACATACAATATGCATCGGATCTTAATCCACCAATTCATCTTTTGGCGCGATGGCGCTTGTGATCGCGTTGCGGTCCGCTATGTCTCGTCTCAGCCTCAGCGCGTTAGCCACTGCCGTATCACCAACACTTACATCACTCTGGATAAGGTTCACATGCGCGACTGCGCGACTGGTGCTTGACTGTAGTCTCCACCTCATCATTAGCGAACCCGCGTGCCCGGCACGAGAGGTATGTGATCACACCCGAGGAGCCGCGGATTGTGGATAAAGTCAATGGCCCCTGGCTGCCAGACTCGCGACTGGGCGTCACAAACTGTATTCATATTTGGACCGTTCCTCTCTGCGACGCCACGCCATgccctcaagctcaagcacACCAATGCCGCGGCACCAGGCTCACGGCGGAACGAAAGCCACACAGATCTAGGCCAGGCCTGCGCAGCTTTCGGGGAGTGGAGCTAGACGTGCGCACCTCTTGTTCGGAGGATGTAGAAGGCGGCAGTTGCCCTCCGACCGCGTTGTGGACGCCAGCCAACTCAAGGGGCACAACTGGAATAAACACAGATGTCACGCCGTGTTCATCACACCGCTTCTCTGCTAACTCTGCTAACGGCACGCTGACGTCATGCGCCTCATCAAGTCCCGATACCCCAATCTCGGGGGACTGTTCCGGAGCACACAGGGGCACTTACGAGAAGACTGCGCTGCTGTCTGTTACTGTTTGGGATGGGTGTTGATCGAAATAGCTGAGGCCACGCGAATAGAGTCCAAAAAAACCTCGATAGATAGAAGGCACTTTATGCGAAGGCACTGTCTCGCTTCAACTGTGAGTATGAGCATACTCGGCTCGCCTGTACATTCCTACGTCGAAACGTGCTGACTAACTCACAAACTCACAGCACAAGGTTACCCGGTGGCGCTTTTGGATTCGGCCAGAATTGGGTTTGCACCGTTTCTGGACTTTACTTTCTGGGCCAGGTCTAGATCGGCTAGATCGAGCTAGATTCCACCGAGTTCAGGACGAGGTTTGAGGTTGGGGTCACACGAACACCACGATAGACTTCGCAGGCGGTATCCATGACACGGGTCGCGGATGTGTCTTGGTGACCGCCGGGACGTCCACGGCCCTGTCACCATGCCTCACCTACCGGCCCGAACCCGTTGTTCGATTGTACTTTGTCCCGCGACTGAGAACAAGGTTGTCGGATGGCCGGGTCGACTTTTTTCTGATTCCTTGGCTCAATGCTCCGCCGCAGCTCGCTGCTTGAGCTCGCTACTTGAGCGACTCATTCGGCAGTAGACCGCGGCAAGTCTGGTCACAAATGGATACCTTACAATTGGGGCGTGAGGTCGTGCTGGGTAAAATTTTCCCAACGGATGGTGTGGTCGAGTGCCACGTTCGCGCGACTTGGTTGTATGAGACGCTAGGGTCTATGAATACGCATGTTATACTCTGCGAATATGGCACGCCCTTCCGGTCAACTGATAATCACTGTTCCGTTCAGGTGCTCGGTCAAGGGCATATCTTGGTCTAACTCACAGGCTGCAGTGTATACAACATCCAGGGCATCGGTAGATCGCATCCGTCATGGCTGGACCAGAGATGGCCCGTGCAGACTCGCTTTGGCATGACAGACCGGGAATGCAATCTACCATGAAACCCAACCAACGGCTCATGTTCGCCACCTGGATCAGAGCCACAAACTGCATCATCATGGAAACGGTGGCCACAACATGCAAGAAAAACTACCAAACGAAAAAAACGAAATGATGGTAAAGATAAAAGGTAATGACCTCTGGCGGGATCGaaccgccgacctcatGCGTAACTCGTAACACGTGTTAAGCATGCGCTCTAACCAGCTGAGCTAAGTGGCCTAGGATGGGTTTCAACTTTCAAGTTGGATCACCCCCAGAATACCCATTATCAAACCGCTGGTCGCCCTGCTCGCTCTGCCATCTCAGCAGGGAGTGCGGCACTAGTCTGTTTGTCAGATGATAGGACGGACCCTAGCGCTCTGGCCGGTAGGATATTCTCGGCTGCGAAACGCAACACTGACTATTGGGCGGAGAGGGGCCAACCACGCAGCCTGCAACATTCCGCTCGCGGGTCGCGACTGACGCGTGCTCTCTTCGTCACCCGCGACTGACGCCTGCTCTCTTCGTCTTCAAGTTGATCAGAGCAGGTCAGCCTGACGAAGCGTATTCCAGGCTTAGCATTTCATTTACTCACTAACACCAGGCTGACAAAGCAGGTCGCACGATTGGCTGCCACTACGTCATGGCATTCCAGGCCCACTGACGCTTGTTGTTCATGCTGTTGATAATGAGCCGAGctacgtcgacgtcggtACTCCCCCATGCGTGCCCTCTTAACTCGCTCACTGTCTCTCCGTCTTGCTCTTCCTACCTCTCGCCGTGTCCCTCTCCCGCCC of Cutaneotrichosporon cavernicola HIS019 DNA, chromosome: 4 contains these proteins:
- a CDS encoding uncharacterized protein (Belongs to the MIP aquaporin (TC 1.A.8) family) translates to MSPVLPTHHNELHSAASTASPGDDEKARREHPSVIAPGNLVGRNHLIAMLGEFVGTFFFLLFSLGGTSVALQAANSVNGKLNDAGASQANSDNLLYIALVFGVSLGACVWCFFRVSGGLFNPAVTLAFIAIQGITPVRGVLLMIAQFAGGLAGAGLADGLTPGPLFAATTLGGGASIVQGLFIEVFMTAMLVFTILMTAVEKNRATFVAPIAIGMSFFICEAFSVYYTGGSLNPARSLGPAAVNKSFPGYFWIYFVGPGLGSLLAVAFYKLLTFLNYRTNLGPDCDDDGHSWDYSNDMRGRLDRIESLLARTAEQRAI